A stretch of the Lolium perenne isolate Kyuss_39 chromosome 3, Kyuss_2.0, whole genome shotgun sequence genome encodes the following:
- the LOC127340831 gene encoding uncharacterized protein → MDHTLIAGQGREDRLSRLGDGVLGHILSFLDTKEAARATTLSSRWRDILASVHTVSMEEPEGPIPEYDHRSRSYELREPDPTLPFTVVVTAALFARSRRPAPGAASPPLRALRVSMESYGGVDAFPVDQWVTYAVKHSAPELEVDLRVRRVPICHRPYAYHPAAPAAGSDGDTAVYGGKADVTPEEVDYSDDELDDTADAASTDDSSDETDSYWRRPPAVYTVHSRLFSCATLRSLRLGSCNLSPPAVISLPSLEALHLTHVPDEEEHVQRLISASPHLADLTLEACATVKVLSLLDNSCLRRLIILCCHNLATVTVDAQELHAFEYRGAVRGSSFLSIRGNGGGLPSIKSCKIDVCAVCVEKEATSEEELAALGSFLLPFASTTKRLQLRAARMGSCFVALPAFPAVRHLQLNGRVLRDDDPAAAIATTCTILRRAPDLELLTLFFEPAPLKSGYNKYLHRKRKVSKFVDAHHLHYNKYDTVDYETAAIPSCLGTRVRHIRLWHYQGGRAQRTLARFLLCNARVLEELYCEFAEGPLSIQTKLMREMEGWVLNEGASKEFL, encoded by the coding sequence ATGGATCACACGTTGATCGCCGGACAAGGGCGCGAGGATCGCCTGAGCCGGCTCGGGGACGGCGTGCTCGGCCacatcctctccttcctcgacacCAAGGAGGCCGCGCGCGCCACCACGCTCTCGTCGCGGTGGCGGGACATCCTCGCCAGCGTCCACACCGTCTCCATGGAAGAGCCGGAAGGTCCCATCCCCGAGTACGACCACCGCTCACGCAGTTACGAACTCCGGGAGCCCGACCCGACGCTGCCCTTTACCGTCGTCGTCACCGCGGCACTCTTCGCCCGCAGCCGCCGCCCGGCCCCCGGCGCCGCATCCCCGCCGCTGCGCGCCCTCCGCGTCTCCATGGAGAGCTACGGCGGCGTCGACGCCTTTCCTGTGGACCAGTGGGTCACCTACGCCGTGAAGCACTCCGCCCCCGAGCTCGAGGTCGATCTGCGCGTCCGCCGCGTTCCCATCTGCCACCGCCCCTACGCCTACCACCCCGCGGCTCCGGCTGCAGGCTCGGACGGGGACACTGCCGTTTACGGCGGGAAGGCTGACGTTACCCCCGAGGAGGTCGACTACAGCGACGACGAACTCGACGACACCGCCGACGCCGCCTCgaccgacgacagcagcgacgagacGGATTCGTATTGGCGTCGGCCGCCTGCAGTGTACACCGTCCACAGCCGGCTCTTCTCATGCGCGACGCTACGATCGCTGCGCCTCGGCTCCTGCAATCTCTCCCCACCGGCCGTCATCAGCCTACCGTCGCTCGAGGCGCTCCACCTCACCCACGTCCCCGACGAGGAGGAGCATGTCCAGAGGCTCATCTCCGCATCCCCGCACCTCGCCGACCTAACCCTCGAGGCCTGCGCCACGGTGAAAGTGCTGTCGCTCCTCGACAACAGCTGCCTCCGCCGACTTATCATCCTGTGCTGCCACAACCTTGCCACCGTCACCGTTGACGCGCAGGAGCTGCACGCCTTCGAGTACCGTGGTGCCGTCCGAGGCAGCTCGTTCCTCTCGATTCGCGGCAACGGCGGCGGACTACCATCCATCAAGTCGTGCAAGATCGACGTATGCGCGGTCTGCGTCGAGAAGGAGGCCACGTCCGAAGAGGAGCTCGCCGCGCTCGGTTCGTTCCTGCTGCCGTTCGCGTCCACCACGAAACGCCTGCAACTCCGCGCCGCTCGCATGGGCTCCTGCTTCGTGGCCCTGCCGGCGTTCCCGGCCGTCCGGCACCTCCAGTTGAACGGGCGTGTGCTGCGCGACGACGACCCTGCCGCTGCCATCGCCACGACGTGCACAATTCTCCGGCGAGCCCCTGACCTTGAGCTCCTGACCCTATTCTTTGAACCAGCACCTCTTAAGTCCGGCTATAACAAATACCTTCACCGAAAACGTAAGGTGTCGAAGTTCGTCGATGCGCACCATCTGCACTACAACAAGTATGACACTGTCGATTACGAGACGGCGGCGATCCCGTCGTGCCTGGGGACCCGGGTGAGGCATATCCGCCTGTGGCACTACCAAGGCGGTAGAGCGCAGAGGACGCTGGCCAGGTTCTTGCTCTGCAACGCTCGGGTTCTTGAGGAGCTGTACTGCGAATTTGCAGAGGGACCGCTGTCGATCCAGACGAAATTGATGCGCGAga